A DNA window from Actinokineospora baliensis contains the following coding sequences:
- a CDS encoding SRPBCC family protein produces MIHNRHQRALPVPVADAGHLIDAMASPDGIWPARWPALSLDRPLAVGATGGHGPIHYTCTDYIPGRRVELAFAPGAPLAGEHALTLLPGQTPNTSILRHDITARPQGAGHVLWPLVIRWLHDALLEDMLDNAERAVGHPPAHKARWSPWVRLLRRLRSR; encoded by the coding sequence GTGATCCACAACCGCCACCAGCGCGCCCTGCCCGTCCCCGTCGCCGACGCGGGGCACCTGATCGACGCCATGGCCAGCCCCGACGGCATCTGGCCCGCCCGCTGGCCCGCCCTGTCCCTGGACCGCCCCCTGGCCGTCGGCGCCACCGGCGGCCACGGCCCCATCCACTACACCTGCACCGACTACATCCCCGGCCGCCGGGTCGAACTCGCCTTCGCCCCCGGAGCCCCCCTGGCGGGCGAGCACGCCCTCACCCTCCTGCCCGGCCAAACCCCCAACACCTCGATCCTCCGCCACGACATCACCGCCCGACCCCAAGGTGCCGGACACGTCCTCTGGCCCCTGGTGATCCGCTGGCTCCACGACGCCCTCCTGGAAGACATGCTCGACAACGCCGAACGCGCCGTGGGCCACCCGCCCGCCCACAAAGCCCGCTGGTCCCCCTGGGTCCGCCTCCTCCGCCGCCTCAGATCCCGCTGA